The following proteins are encoded in a genomic region of Lactiplantibacillus plantarum:
- a CDS encoding MORN repeat-containing protein, whose protein sequence is MGKISSRMVFEIITIIGIVTFAVISLTPSTAKQQSVQLDHGRMSYSGAVLKHKFDGQGTLQVNKQGRYVGNFTNGRFEGPGEFIAPNGWRLQGNFSKGALNGVVKLRVGNKTYAKKITGDGKLENAD, encoded by the coding sequence ATGGGAAAAATCAGTAGCAGAATGGTCTTTGAAATTATCACGATTATCGGTATTGTCACTTTTGCCGTTATCAGTCTAACACCATCAACGGCGAAGCAGCAAAGTGTGCAATTGGATCACGGACGGATGAGCTACAGCGGAGCCGTTTTGAAGCACAAGTTTGACGGTCAGGGTACGTTGCAGGTTAACAAACAGGGGCGCTACGTGGGTAATTTTACCAATGGCCGGTTTGAAGGCCCAGGCGAATTCATTGCACCGAACGGGTGGCGTTTGCAAGGCAACTTCAGCAAGGGTGCGTTGAATGGTGTGGTCAAACTGCGGGTCGGCAACAAGACTTATGCCAAAAAAATTACGGGGGACGGTAAGTTAGAAAATGCGGATTAA
- a CDS encoding CAP domain-containing protein produces the protein MNKKLLYTSITTAALFVGTQLGVNNAQADTATDNSDTTNQTSATQGSAQTATNEKLATVKPTSQQQYQANVQTAKGNVATAQNQVNTTQTKVATAQGQVTNQSQLVAIGQSQYDAGKAQVDRAQQTLDANNQVLAEAENKVDAAKSQMAAAETQIPADQQQIAANKVAIANQPATEKKAQTAKDAADTALTQAKTEQATAQSDADAASAVTAAKQATVDQASAAQQKAATQANQAKVAVASAQDAVNKNTQAINSAKTAIQNTTSQINANNQAVSTAQAKVTAAQAALAAAERPTTTTESQNKYDAAEFPQSQLTGAETVSVAYPSNGKYVPNADKINQYMFEYINQLRALNGQPALKQTATLQNNAIARAAAQVDGGLDHTGSSYAENLTQVYPQWFMSDQETAYNAVMGWYDESNNIESGSFGHRVNLIYSTGDAGVAINLAKHVAAFEVDNAGMTEAQQDKYVDLFDNAHANAATGTKALPAVTFNYVQTAPADPKKIAAANATLIAATASLNGLQNTGKTLATTLANQNASLQALQNQTSGLQATVTTKQAQVQVAATSLKAANVALTQAQGQLAMAQQQQLSPVRNLKTAIAKTAAAQVTATQAAKNLASAKTLVADLTAENARLAAEIAALPARIASMKAQIATAEQQIAVAKAMLAQGQAQVDTANEQLAAGKAQLDRKKTDLAQLKQVLGAARVDLAVAQGDLTATKAFLARVEANKFTTTTAAAADRIAETTNVAQSTGVTAPHATATKTVANNNGTINATSTSVDVSDGDATTKLVAGAKQQPVAAQATALPQTDEKQSASLTVVGLLAAGFSLLGLTKLRKRA, from the coding sequence ATGAATAAGAAATTATTGTATACCAGTATTACCACTGCGGCATTATTCGTGGGGACCCAATTGGGTGTTAACAATGCGCAGGCCGACACGGCAACTGATAACAGCGATACGACGAATCAGACGAGTGCCACGCAGGGGAGCGCTCAGACGGCAACTAACGAAAAGTTAGCAACGGTCAAACCGACTAGTCAGCAACAGTATCAAGCCAACGTGCAGACTGCCAAGGGGAACGTAGCCACGGCTCAAAACCAAGTCAATACAACACAAACTAAAGTGGCGACTGCGCAGGGGCAAGTGACTAATCAAAGTCAATTAGTTGCGATTGGACAGTCCCAGTATGATGCTGGTAAAGCCCAAGTTGACCGTGCACAACAAACACTGGATGCTAACAATCAGGTCCTCGCTGAGGCTGAGAATAAAGTCGACGCTGCTAAGTCGCAAATGGCAGCAGCTGAAACACAAATTCCAGCTGACCAACAGCAAATTGCGGCCAACAAAGTCGCTATCGCCAACCAGCCAGCTACCGAGAAGAAAGCACAAACGGCTAAGGACGCGGCTGACACGGCCTTGACGCAAGCTAAAACTGAACAGGCCACGGCCCAATCTGATGCCGATGCAGCCAGTGCCGTCACTGCCGCTAAACAGGCGACGGTTGACCAAGCATCTGCCGCCCAGCAAAAAGCGGCCACCCAAGCAAATCAAGCTAAAGTGGCCGTAGCATCAGCGCAAGATGCGGTTAATAAAAATACCCAGGCAATCAATTCTGCCAAGACAGCGATTCAAAATACGACCAGTCAAATTAATGCGAATAATCAAGCTGTTTCCACAGCGCAAGCCAAAGTGACCGCAGCTCAAGCAGCTTTAGCGGCAGCAGAACGGCCAACGACCACGACAGAATCGCAAAATAAGTATGACGCTGCCGAATTCCCACAATCTCAATTGACTGGGGCCGAAACAGTCAGCGTCGCCTATCCAAGTAATGGCAAGTATGTGCCTAATGCGGATAAAATCAATCAGTATATGTTTGAATATATCAATCAGCTACGGGCGCTGAATGGTCAACCAGCATTGAAACAGACGGCGACGTTGCAAAATAATGCGATTGCGCGAGCAGCTGCCCAAGTCGACGGTGGCTTGGATCATACTGGCTCAAGTTATGCAGAAAATTTAACACAAGTTTATCCGCAATGGTTCATGAGCGATCAAGAAACGGCCTATAATGCTGTGATGGGTTGGTATGATGAATCCAATAACATTGAGTCCGGTTCCTTTGGTCACCGCGTCAACCTAATATACTCGACTGGTGATGCCGGAGTAGCCATCAACTTGGCCAAACACGTGGCGGCATTTGAAGTCGATAATGCCGGGATGACGGAAGCACAGCAAGACAAGTATGTTGATTTGTTCGACAATGCCCATGCGAATGCCGCTACTGGGACTAAGGCCTTACCAGCTGTCACGTTCAATTACGTCCAGACGGCCCCCGCTGATCCGAAGAAGATTGCGGCGGCTAACGCAACGTTGATTGCTGCAACGGCTAGTTTAAATGGTTTACAAAATACCGGGAAGACATTAGCAACCACGCTGGCTAACCAAAATGCCAGTTTACAAGCTTTACAAAACCAGACAAGTGGCTTACAAGCGACTGTTACGACTAAACAGGCCCAAGTTCAAGTCGCTGCAACTAGTTTGAAAGCGGCTAATGTTGCTTTGACGCAAGCTCAAGGGCAATTAGCAATGGCGCAACAGCAACAACTATCGCCCGTTCGTAATTTGAAGACAGCAATCGCGAAGACGGCTGCGGCGCAAGTAACTGCCACGCAAGCCGCTAAAAACTTAGCCAGTGCCAAGACATTGGTAGCCGATTTGACCGCTGAAAATGCCCGATTGGCGGCCGAAATCGCGGCCCTGCCCGCGCGGATTGCAAGCATGAAGGCCCAAATTGCTACGGCTGAACAACAAATCGCTGTTGCCAAGGCCATGCTCGCGCAGGGGCAGGCTCAAGTCGATACAGCAAACGAGCAACTTGCTGCTGGAAAAGCGCAACTGGATCGTAAAAAGACCGATTTAGCACAACTTAAGCAGGTGCTCGGCGCTGCCAGAGTTGATCTCGCCGTTGCACAAGGTGATTTAACGGCTACTAAAGCCTTCTTGGCACGCGTCGAAGCTAACAAATTTACAACGACGACGGCTGCTGCGGCTGATAGAATTGCTGAAACAACAAATGTTGCTCAATCGACTGGTGTTACCGCACCACATGCGACAGCTACTAAAACCGTAGCGAATAACAATGGTACCATTAATGCCACGAGTACTAGCGTAGATGTTTCAGATGGCGATGCAACAACTAAGCTGGTTGCGGGAGCTAAACAACAGCCAGTTGCCGCACAGGCCACGGCGTTACCACAAACGGATGAAAAACAGTCAGCGAGTTTGACTGTGGTGGGATTACTAGCGGCAGGGTTCTCATTATTGGGTTTAACAAAGTTACGCAAACGCGCTTAA
- a CDS encoding MFS transporter translates to MVYFYPINDSRWYTFIHLFLYCKALKLLVVPNSKGVSPIFNQITIHNQHTENWLIIGLFCGAFVTGADAFIISALLPAIATSLHVPTNTAAYGVTVYALCYAIGAPLFGPLGDRFNKRFLLISGCGIFLLGTLLCGLANSLLTFYLYRAIAGIGAALFVPNIWAFIGTYFNGQRLNQVMGIVMSALSLSIATGVPLGALLAQLSSWHMAFWGSAMLTLIALSILTIAIPSLPSQNAQPDGYFTSFKTLVHTPHAIAALLITLTWMTGFYGVYTFLGVFATATFHFNTMQTGLIFITYGSANFVASFFAGKLISSLGKKQSVTINGLVSATLVLSLGIWGQHLAVLLIILVVLALSQGWGVTALTATIVNIVPSNRSTIMSFNSAFLYYGLTLGSAAGGLLLTKIGFYAVTIAAATALLVAVLIANALSHYSD, encoded by the coding sequence GTGGTATATTTCTATCCGATTAACGACAGTCGCTGGTATACTTTTATTCACTTGTTTCTCTATTGTAAGGCCCTTAAACTCCTAGTTGTACCTAATTCAAAAGGAGTGAGTCCTATTTTCAATCAAATCACTATCCATAACCAACATACTGAAAATTGGCTTATTATTGGCCTTTTCTGTGGGGCTTTTGTGACTGGTGCTGACGCATTTATTATTTCAGCACTACTCCCCGCTATCGCTACTAGTCTGCATGTGCCGACTAACACCGCGGCATACGGAGTCACCGTTTACGCACTATGTTATGCCATCGGTGCACCTTTATTCGGCCCATTAGGTGACCGCTTTAATAAACGTTTTTTGCTAATCAGTGGCTGTGGCATCTTCTTACTAGGAACACTACTCTGTGGATTAGCAAACTCATTGCTAACATTCTATCTTTACCGTGCCATCGCTGGCATCGGTGCAGCTTTATTTGTCCCAAACATTTGGGCTTTTATCGGTACTTACTTCAATGGTCAACGACTTAACCAAGTCATGGGCATCGTTATGTCGGCACTTTCATTATCAATTGCTACCGGTGTACCACTCGGTGCTTTACTAGCACAACTCAGTAGTTGGCATATGGCTTTCTGGGGTTCAGCCATGCTAACCTTGATTGCATTATCGATTTTAACCATTGCCATACCTTCATTACCGAGTCAGAATGCCCAGCCTGACGGTTATTTTACAAGTTTTAAGACATTAGTCCACACTCCTCACGCCATCGCTGCTCTACTGATTACATTAACTTGGATGACTGGGTTCTATGGCGTTTATACCTTTTTGGGTGTTTTTGCAACCGCGACCTTTCATTTCAACACAATGCAAACTGGTCTCATCTTTATCACTTATGGAAGTGCTAATTTTGTTGCGAGTTTCTTTGCCGGTAAACTTATATCATCGCTTGGTAAAAAACAGAGCGTTACAATTAATGGCTTAGTTTCAGCTACATTAGTCTTATCCTTAGGCATCTGGGGACAACATTTAGCAGTATTGCTGATTATTCTGGTTGTGCTCGCCTTATCTCAAGGCTGGGGTGTCACTGCATTAACTGCGACAATCGTTAATATTGTGCCATCTAATCGTTCAACCATCATGTCATTTAATAGTGCTTTTTTATACTATGGCTTAACGTTAGGATCTGCCGCTGGCGGCCTGCTTTTAACTAAAATTGGCTTTTACGCAGTGACGATTGCAGCGGCCACGGCCTTATTAGTCGCAGTATTGATTGCAAATGCACTTAGCCACTATTCGGATTAG
- a CDS encoding winged helix-turn-helix transcriptional regulator, whose product MRTITPIENSRRHEEFCPLDTTLSILSGKWKSIIICRLMGSSQRFSSLLKGMPGCTSRMLAMQLKELVADQIVSQQTVANHSVYELTNIGISLVPIVKAMDRWGEAYLETLQLA is encoded by the coding sequence ATGCGTACAATTACACCAATTGAGAACAGTCGGCGACATGAAGAATTTTGTCCATTGGATACAACTTTGAGTATCTTGTCGGGTAAATGGAAATCAATTATTATCTGTCGATTAATGGGGAGTTCGCAGCGCTTTTCGTCCTTATTAAAAGGCATGCCGGGCTGTACCAGTCGAATGTTGGCGATGCAACTAAAGGAATTAGTTGCGGATCAGATTGTGAGTCAACAAACGGTCGCTAATCATTCAGTTTATGAGTTAACGAACATTGGAATATCACTAGTTCCAATCGTTAAAGCAATGGATCGATGGGGGGAGGCTTACCTTGAAACGTTACAGTTGGCGTAG
- a CDS encoding CPBP family intramembrane glutamic endopeptidase — MKSNRSIVTWLLNIVKLIGLFALYQLAMIPTMMPAIRHGFSATATLIAGVASLVLLGLLIWWLVTIYRRQAPIVTSLSRPTRPVLTIVGLFILVELGNVLAGLIVKQTPENQVILDKVFTTSPVINVVMMAVLAPIVEELIFRGLMYRWLFPRVTNWVSFTVALVFASLVFALAHTLSFSPALLAYLPIAVVLTFTYVWFNDIRYSVALHIINNSLAMVGMLTLLSR; from the coding sequence TTGAAGTCGAATCGTTCTATTGTCACCTGGCTCCTCAATATCGTTAAACTAATTGGTCTATTCGCACTATATCAACTCGCTATGATTCCTACGATGATGCCAGCAATTCGACACGGGTTCTCGGCCACGGCAACACTAATTGCCGGAGTGGCAAGTTTAGTCTTGCTCGGATTACTCATTTGGTGGCTGGTAACGATTTATCGTCGTCAAGCGCCAATCGTGACCAGTTTATCACGACCGACACGTCCGGTGTTAACGATAGTGGGCCTATTTATCCTGGTTGAGTTAGGTAACGTGTTGGCGGGACTTATCGTGAAACAAACCCCTGAAAACCAAGTGATTTTGGATAAGGTATTTACTACTAGTCCAGTCATTAATGTTGTCATGATGGCAGTACTGGCACCGATTGTCGAAGAACTGATTTTTCGTGGGCTGATGTATCGTTGGTTATTTCCGCGGGTCACAAATTGGGTGAGTTTCACGGTTGCATTAGTTTTTGCGAGTTTAGTATTTGCCCTTGCCCATACGTTATCATTTAGCCCTGCGCTACTAGCCTACTTACCGATCGCCGTCGTGCTGACTTTTACGTACGTGTGGTTCAACGATATTCGCTATAGTGTCGCCTTGCACATTATCAATAATTCATTAGCCATGGTTGGCATGTTGACTTTGCTTTCACGTTAA
- a CDS encoding helix-turn-helix domain-containing protein, translating to MPAKTQNNFIRRLINLRDSRNWSKTEVARKLGLSSMQRYANYEYGTNEPDLNMLKQIADLYDVTTDYLLGEDSASKWIARKDTTDLKDFLTAHVDSMTYGGEALTEEERQQVRVAMAVIFWE from the coding sequence ATGCCAGCAAAAACACAAAACAACTTCATTCGAAGACTAATTAACCTTCGTGACAGTCGGAACTGGTCAAAAACTGAGGTGGCCAGGAAATTAGGGTTGAGCAGTATGCAGCGATATGCTAACTATGAATATGGCACGAATGAGCCAGATTTGAACATGCTTAAACAGATTGCAGATCTATATGATGTGACAACCGACTACCTGCTGGGTGAAGATAGCGCATCTAAATGGATTGCTAGAAAAGATACCACTGACTTAAAAGACTTTCTCACAGCTCATGTGGATTCGATGACATACGGAGGCGAAGCACTTACGGAAGAAGAACGCCAACAAGTACGAGTAGCAATGGCCGTCATCTTCTGGGAATAG
- a CDS encoding membrane protein produces MKSKNLALTNGIVGLVGGIILLFGGWFIAGGIVSDAATGSVSNTSGAAAFLNILKIAILALGIIALIYYKGDKRVGTASGVLLIVGGAIALIPFLGWIGGILAIIGGSLYLASLKHFSQPQA; encoded by the coding sequence ATGAAGTCAAAAAATTTAGCACTTACTAACGGGATTGTAGGGCTAGTCGGCGGCATTATTTTATTATTCGGGGGCTGGTTTATTGCTGGTGGTATTGTTAGCGATGCTGCCACTGGATCAGTATCTAATACATCAGGTGCGGCCGCTTTCCTAAACATTTTGAAAATTGCTATTTTAGCATTAGGAATTATTGCATTAATTTATTATAAAGGTGATAAGCGTGTCGGTACTGCATCAGGCGTTTTACTAATTGTCGGCGGCGCAATCGCGCTTATTCCATTCTTGGGTTGGATTGGCGGAATTCTCGCAATTATTGGTGGATCTTTATATTTAGCTTCATTAAAGCATTTTAGTCAACCACAAGCATAG
- a CDS encoding helix-turn-helix domain-containing protein, with the protein MSRKTTFNERVTILEWINKGNHSYSEAAEHFNVSYQQARYWALKDQAKGFEVLVDNRGHRKPESELTDLDKANLWIRQLESQSKDQQLLEAFIKKYQEL; encoded by the coding sequence ATGAGCCGTAAAACGACTTTTAATGAGCGAGTAACGATTTTGGAATGGATTAATAAAGGTAATCATTCATACAGTGAGGCCGCCGAACATTTCAACGTTTCTTATCAGCAAGCCCGTTATTGGGCCTTAAAGGACCAAGCTAAAGGTTTTGAAGTTTTGGTCGATAACCGAGGACATCGTAAACCCGAATCAGAATTAACCGATTTGGACAAAGCCAATCTGTGGATTAGACAATTAGAATCACAAAGCAAGGATCAGCAGTTATTAGAGGCTTTCATAAAAAAATATCAGGAACTTTAG
- a CDS encoding transposase, with protein sequence MLCYQRDGIDGLAEATKNQHYSQTFKQKIIRAYLNGEGTIQGLTNKYGLRSTSQLRNWPIKYNRDKL encoded by the coding sequence ATGTTATGCTATCAACGTGACGGTATTGATGGACTAGCAGAGGCCACTAAGAATCAGCACTACAGTCAGACTTTCAAGCAGAAGATCATTCGAGCATATTTGAATGGCGAGGGAACAATTCAAGGATTAACTAATAAATATGGATTACGTTCAACTTCACAGCTAAGAAACTGGCCAATCAAGTATAATAGGGACAAACTGTGA
- a CDS encoding AAA family ATPase, with translation MSNYLVGPDKKNLFGRRSTWDFDQAIEASSDGDVIEIEAGFDPFNGQNNQSIVITKSITIQGHVENRENEHIYTNTIDGIVVKDGATVTLQNICIQKNTDKSNAITVRMGSTVIAEDVYLINKSTTGTNYPIVYISGNSHVQLKNVTVGASKISDGKHRIYVENSELTIRNSWICAKVYLKHAQFLCHKSQLEYTDGCVLNGNEQSTIQLISSTLTGGKILSKEVYPCVHICDSKLTCQDCSINQPKFDMALLVLNSQMTLKGGQVDSVSLDHTTANINETLIRESFAIENGTQVTGNRFFILGRDNGKVNLYIAGRSNIQVCHIIFGQISNPNLKLERNVDIGKTALDYYQYNLNNGTFVVDQTNHYISADKQGQVSYFGKKPALDRLNEMIGISGVKSEINEFIAIAQMNKQRKEQGISSDAMTLHSLFLGNPGTGKTTVARILGEILFDKGIINDQKFVEVSRSDIVGRYIGETAIKTRKVLESALGGVLFIDEAYTLANGDEKDFGREAIDEILKFIEDHRADVVVIFAGYTDRMEKFLKMNEGLRSRIPNHFMFEDYTPQELIEIGWNDLKAKNYIVDKTAYTDLVMHNFNVSHDHSNGRWVRNLNERLIRKFAVRVAGQQGEDLSAIKQQDIDAAML, from the coding sequence ATGAGTAATTATCTAGTGGGTCCTGATAAGAAAAATCTGTTTGGTCGGCGGTCAACGTGGGATTTTGATCAGGCAATTGAAGCGTCCAGTGATGGAGATGTCATTGAGATTGAGGCGGGATTTGATCCGTTCAACGGTCAAAATAACCAATCTATAGTTATTACTAAAAGTATTACAATTCAGGGTCACGTTGAAAATAGAGAGAATGAACATATCTATACCAATACAATCGATGGTATTGTAGTGAAGGATGGAGCTACAGTAACGTTGCAAAATATTTGTATTCAGAAAAATACTGATAAGAGTAATGCAATTACTGTGCGTATGGGTTCAACTGTAATTGCTGAAGATGTTTACTTAATTAACAAATCAACGACTGGAACAAACTATCCAATTGTGTATATTAGTGGAAATTCACATGTACAATTAAAGAATGTAACAGTCGGAGCTAGCAAAATTTCAGATGGAAAGCATCGTATTTACGTCGAGAATTCTGAGCTGACTATTCGTAATTCATGGATTTGTGCAAAGGTGTATTTGAAGCATGCTCAATTTTTATGTCATAAAAGTCAACTAGAATACACGGACGGTTGTGTGCTTAACGGAAATGAACAAAGTACTATCCAATTAATATCGTCAACTTTAACGGGTGGAAAAATTCTGTCTAAAGAAGTGTATCCATGCGTTCATATATGTGATTCCAAATTAACCTGTCAAGATTGTTCTATTAATCAGCCCAAGTTTGACATGGCTCTATTGGTGTTAAACAGTCAAATGACACTTAAAGGTGGTCAAGTGGATTCAGTTAGTTTAGATCACACCACGGCTAATATTAACGAAACACTGATTCGGGAAAGCTTTGCAATCGAAAATGGAACACAAGTCACTGGAAATCGCTTTTTTATTCTAGGGCGTGACAACGGCAAAGTAAATTTGTATATTGCGGGCCGCTCTAATATTCAGGTCTGCCATATTATTTTTGGACAAATCTCAAATCCAAATTTGAAACTTGAACGGAATGTAGATATCGGTAAGACAGCATTAGATTACTACCAATATAATTTAAACAATGGGACGTTTGTGGTGGATCAAACAAATCATTACATTTCCGCGGACAAGCAGGGTCAAGTGAGTTATTTTGGTAAAAAGCCTGCGTTGGATCGTCTCAATGAAATGATAGGGATTAGTGGAGTTAAATCGGAGATTAATGAATTTATTGCTATAGCCCAAATGAATAAGCAGCGTAAGGAGCAAGGGATAAGTAGTGATGCCATGACACTACATTCACTATTCCTAGGTAATCCGGGGACAGGAAAAACAACCGTTGCACGTATTTTAGGTGAAATTTTATTTGACAAAGGAATCATTAACGATCAGAAATTTGTCGAGGTTTCACGTTCGGACATTGTAGGACGTTATATTGGCGAAACTGCGATAAAAACTCGTAAAGTTCTAGAGTCTGCTCTTGGCGGAGTCCTATTTATTGATGAGGCATATACGCTAGCTAACGGGGATGAGAAAGACTTTGGACGGGAAGCCATCGATGAGATTTTAAAATTCATAGAGGATCATCGTGCGGATGTTGTTGTTATTTTCGCTGGGTATACCGATCGTATGGAAAAGTTCTTAAAAATGAATGAGGGACTGCGAAGCCGGATTCCTAATCACTTTATGTTTGAAGATTATACACCCCAGGAATTAATTGAAATTGGCTGGAATGACTTAAAGGCTAAAAATTATATTGTGGATAAAACTGCATACACGGACTTAGTTATGCATAATTTTAATGTTTCTCACGATCATAGTAATGGCCGCTGGGTTCGTAATCTTAATGAAAGGTTAATCAGGAAATTTGCTGTTCGTGTCGCCGGCCAGCAAGGAGAAGACCTTTCTGCAATTAAGCAGCAGGATATTGATGCTGCAATGTTATAG
- the guaA gene encoding glutamine-hydrolyzing GMP synthase — MAKTDTASFDSILVLDFGSQYNQLITRRIRDFGVYSELLPNTITAEEIKARHPKGIIFSGGPNSVYDDGAFRVDPEIFKLGLPILGICYGMQLMTYTLAGGKVESADNREYGKANIDVTSDSATLFKDTPAEQSVWMSHGDLVTQAPDGFDVVATSKNCPIAAIQDVDRKLYGIQFHAEVRNTDYGNDILRHFAFDVCQAEANWSMDDFIDMQIEKIRAEVGDKKVLLGLSGGVDSSVVGVLLHKAIGTQLTSIFVDHGLLRKGEADQVMASLEGKFGLNIIKVDAKDRFLSKLAGVSDPERKRKIIGNEFIQVFDEEATKLNGMEFLAQGTLYTDVIESGTSTAQTIKSHHNVGGLPEDMQFKLIEPLRTLFKDEARELGEKLGMPSDLVWRQPFPGPGLGIRVIGEITEDKLEIVRDSDFILRDEIKKAGLDREIWQYFTVLPGIKSVGVMGDGRTYDYTVGIRAVTSIDGMTADFARIPWDVLQKISVRIVNEVDHVNRIVYDVTSKPPSTIEWE; from the coding sequence TTGGCAAAAACGGATACCGCGTCTTTCGATTCCATTTTGGTATTGGATTTCGGTAGTCAGTATAATCAATTGATTACCCGGCGCATTCGTGATTTCGGCGTTTATTCGGAACTACTTCCGAACACGATCACCGCTGAAGAAATCAAGGCCCGTCACCCGAAAGGTATTATCTTTTCTGGTGGCCCCAACAGTGTTTACGATGATGGCGCCTTTCGGGTTGACCCGGAGATTTTCAAGTTGGGCTTACCAATCTTGGGGATTTGTTACGGCATGCAACTGATGACCTACACGCTTGCGGGCGGGAAGGTCGAATCAGCTGATAACCGTGAATACGGCAAGGCGAACATTGACGTGACGAGTGACTCGGCGACCCTATTTAAGGACACGCCAGCTGAACAGTCAGTGTGGATGAGTCATGGTGACTTGGTTACTCAAGCACCTGATGGTTTTGACGTGGTGGCCACTTCTAAGAACTGCCCGATTGCGGCAATTCAAGATGTTGACCGGAAGTTATATGGGATTCAATTCCATGCTGAAGTTCGGAATACGGACTACGGTAATGATATTCTACGGCACTTTGCATTTGACGTTTGCCAAGCTGAAGCTAACTGGTCAATGGATGATTTCATTGATATGCAGATTGAAAAGATCCGCGCTGAAGTTGGCGACAAAAAGGTCTTACTGGGACTTTCCGGTGGGGTTGATTCCAGTGTCGTCGGTGTGTTATTGCACAAGGCCATTGGCACGCAATTAACAAGTATTTTCGTTGACCATGGTTTGTTACGGAAGGGCGAAGCTGATCAAGTTATGGCGAGCCTAGAAGGTAAGTTCGGCTTGAACATCATCAAAGTTGATGCTAAGGACCGCTTCTTAAGCAAGTTGGCTGGTGTCAGTGATCCTGAACGGAAACGTAAGATTATTGGTAACGAATTTATCCAAGTGTTTGATGAAGAAGCCACGAAGTTAAACGGGATGGAATTCCTCGCACAGGGGACCCTCTACACCGATGTGATTGAAAGTGGGACTTCAACGGCCCAAACAATCAAGTCACATCATAATGTTGGTGGTTTGCCAGAAGACATGCAGTTCAAGTTGATTGAACCGCTACGGACGTTATTTAAGGACGAAGCACGGGAACTCGGTGAAAAGCTAGGGATGCCGTCTGACCTTGTTTGGCGTCAACCATTCCCCGGCCCTGGTCTCGGAATTCGGGTTATTGGTGAGATTACGGAAGATAAGTTAGAAATCGTGCGCGATAGTGACTTTATCTTACGTGATGAAATCAAAAAAGCCGGCTTGGACCGTGAAATCTGGCAATACTTCACCGTATTACCAGGCATCAAGTCAGTCGGTGTCATGGGTGACGGCCGGACCTACGATTACACCGTTGGTATTCGGGCCGTGACATCAATCGACGGTATGACCGCCGACTTTGCACGTATTCCATGGGATGTCTTACAAAAGATCTCAGTGCGGATCGTCAATGAAGTCGATCACGTTAACCGCATCGTGTACGATGTTACGAGTAAGCCACCTTCGACAATTGAATGGGAATAG